A part of Bombus huntii isolate Logan2020A chromosome 16, iyBomHunt1.1, whole genome shotgun sequence genomic DNA contains:
- the LOC126874778 gene encoding parathyroid hormone/parathyroid hormone-related peptide receptor-like isoform X1 yields MNGYENVDFNKPVSLSDQKRILKMKADQCHKGNISSSGWCPEVWDEILCWQSTAPGELAILPCPSYITGFDVQANASRECMSDGQWFWNSSTNSTWSNYSQCYRNSLVTVVVALPGGEKNNGTLIKKFFPIVKTISKVGYTVSLFTLVIAFLILVVINLSQIGRRKLRCPRNMLHMHLFASFMLRAFMALMKDILFVSGIALASDVMIKNGNTYWLVDEKENSWLCKVFTSFWQYFILANYFWILMEGLYLHNLVFLALFTDINSSIIGYVCLGWGLPAVFVSCWIVARVTLDNKYCWTTHENSNLFLLIRVPTMLSILINFGLFVNIVRVLLLKLKSTVSEETQRYKRWAKSTLVLVPLFGVHYTVFLGMSYSIGVDETVEVVWLFCDQLFASFQGFFVAVLYCFLNGEVRTEVTKAIRSQKLPRFRTRWNSRPSTHSNSTCSCNASKLGRRSKRPRWWKEPWLCFLHDRTARRSTHSMASTQDIGTRGGSLASSRGYLEIAGNGQSAYPGNQDQQANHTSPLYSKYTDQSLLSFCSNVSEVTPCTGLNTDRIREQHCWSDSECCHLAYELHNLHHGSS; encoded by the exons ATGAATGGCTAC GAGAACGTAGACTTTAACAAACCTGTGAGCCTCAGCGATCAGAAGCGAATCCTGAAAATGAAGGCTGACCAGTGCCATAAGGGCAACATTTCATCGTCTG GCTGGTGCCCGGAAGTTTGGGATGAGATATTGTGCTGGCAATCAACGGCACCTGGGGAGTTGGCCATCCTGCCCTGTCCATCTTATATCACTGGGTTTGATGTCCAG GCGAATGCATCCAGAGAATGCATGTCAGATGGCCAGTGGTTTTGGAATAGTAGTACCAATAGTACTTGGAGCAACTACAGTCAATGCTACAGAAATTCATTGGTGACTGTTGTAGTGGCACTGCCCGGTGGTGAAAAGAACAACGGCACTCTTATTAAA AAATTTTTTCCGATAGTAAAGACCATCTCGAAAGTCGGGTATACCGTCTCTCTCTTCACTCTGGTGATAGCTTTCTTAATTTTGGTTGTGATCAA TTTATCCCAAATTGGACGTAGGAAATTGAGGTGCCCCCGGAATATGCTGCACATGCATTTGTTCGCCTCGTTCATGCTCCGCGCGTTCATGGCGCTGATGAAGGACATACTGTTCGTCTCTGGAATCGCCTTAGCCTCAGATGTTATGATAAAAAATGGAAACACATATTGGCTAGTGGACGAGAAAGAAAACAGCTGGCTCTGCAAGGTGTTCACCAGCTTCTGGCAATACTTCATCCTTGCAAACTACTTTTGGATACTAATGGAGGGTCTCTACTTGCACAACTTAGTCTTTCTAGCACTCTTCACCGATATAAACTCAAGCATCATTGGCTACGTTTGCCTCGGATGGG GTCTGCCAGCTGTATTCGTGTCGTGCTGGATAGTGGCGAGAGTGACTCTTGACAACAAGTATTGCTGGACCACTCATGAAAATTCCAACCTCTTCCTCCTTATTCGAGTTCCGACTATGCTGTCGATTCTG ATCAATTTTGGGCTGTTCGTCAATATCGTTAGAGTGCTCCTGTTGAAGCTCAAGTCCACAGTATCGGAGGAGACGCAAAGATACAA AAGGTGGGCGAAAAGTACATTGGTCCTGGTGCCACTTTTTGGAGTACATTATACCGTTTTCTTAGGCATGTCTTATAGTATTGGTGTAGATGAGACTGTTGAAGTTGTGTGGCTCTTCTGCGACCAACTGTTCGCTTCTTTTCAG GGTTTTTTCGTGGCCGTTTTGTATTGTTTCCTGAACGGTGAGGTGCGAACCGAGGTAACCAAGGCGATCAGGAGCCAGAAATTGCCTCGTTTTCGCACTAGGTGGAACTCAAGACCATCCACCCACTCTAACAGCACGTGCAGCTGCAATGCATCGAAACTTGGTAGACGGTCAAAGCGGCCACGTTGGTGGAAAGAACCTTGGCTCTGTTTTCTTCACGACAGGACAGCTCGACGCTCAACCCACTCGATGGCGAGTACACAAG ATATTGGCACGCGAGGAGGTAGTTTAGCGAGCAGCAGAGGTTACTTGGAAATCGCAGGGAACGGACAGAGCGCATATCCGGGAAATCAGGATCAACAGGCGAATCACACGTCACCCCTCTACAGTAAATACACGGATCAATCCTTACTTTCATTTTGCTCGAAC GTTTCGGAAGTAACGCCTTGCACAGGGCTCAATACAGACAGAATTCGAGAGCAGCATTGTTGGAGTGATTCAGAGTGTTGTCATCTCGCCTACGAGCTACACAATTTACATCATGGGTCCTCATAA
- the LOC126874778 gene encoding parathyroid hormone/parathyroid hormone-related peptide receptor-like isoform X2 encodes MNGYENVDFNKPVSLSDQKRILKMKADQCHKGNISSSGWCPEVWDEILCWQSTAPGELAILPCPSYITGFDVQANASRECMSDGQWFWNSSTNSTWSNYSQCYRNSLVTVVVALPGGEKNNGTLIKKFFPIVKTISKVGYTVSLFTLVIAFLILVVIKKLRCPRNMLHMHLFASFMLRAFMALMKDILFVSGIALASDVMIKNGNTYWLVDEKENSWLCKVFTSFWQYFILANYFWILMEGLYLHNLVFLALFTDINSSIIGYVCLGWGLPAVFVSCWIVARVTLDNKYCWTTHENSNLFLLIRVPTMLSILINFGLFVNIVRVLLLKLKSTVSEETQRYKRWAKSTLVLVPLFGVHYTVFLGMSYSIGVDETVEVVWLFCDQLFASFQGFFVAVLYCFLNGEVRTEVTKAIRSQKLPRFRTRWNSRPSTHSNSTCSCNASKLGRRSKRPRWWKEPWLCFLHDRTARRSTHSMASTQDIGTRGGSLASSRGYLEIAGNGQSAYPGNQDQQANHTSPLYSKYTDQSLLSFCSNVSEVTPCTGLNTDRIREQHCWSDSECCHLAYELHNLHHGSS; translated from the exons ATGAATGGCTAC GAGAACGTAGACTTTAACAAACCTGTGAGCCTCAGCGATCAGAAGCGAATCCTGAAAATGAAGGCTGACCAGTGCCATAAGGGCAACATTTCATCGTCTG GCTGGTGCCCGGAAGTTTGGGATGAGATATTGTGCTGGCAATCAACGGCACCTGGGGAGTTGGCCATCCTGCCCTGTCCATCTTATATCACTGGGTTTGATGTCCAG GCGAATGCATCCAGAGAATGCATGTCAGATGGCCAGTGGTTTTGGAATAGTAGTACCAATAGTACTTGGAGCAACTACAGTCAATGCTACAGAAATTCATTGGTGACTGTTGTAGTGGCACTGCCCGGTGGTGAAAAGAACAACGGCACTCTTATTAAA AAATTTTTTCCGATAGTAAAGACCATCTCGAAAGTCGGGTATACCGTCTCTCTCTTCACTCTGGTGATAGCTTTCTTAATTTTGGTTGTGATCAA GAAATTGAGGTGCCCCCGGAATATGCTGCACATGCATTTGTTCGCCTCGTTCATGCTCCGCGCGTTCATGGCGCTGATGAAGGACATACTGTTCGTCTCTGGAATCGCCTTAGCCTCAGATGTTATGATAAAAAATGGAAACACATATTGGCTAGTGGACGAGAAAGAAAACAGCTGGCTCTGCAAGGTGTTCACCAGCTTCTGGCAATACTTCATCCTTGCAAACTACTTTTGGATACTAATGGAGGGTCTCTACTTGCACAACTTAGTCTTTCTAGCACTCTTCACCGATATAAACTCAAGCATCATTGGCTACGTTTGCCTCGGATGGG GTCTGCCAGCTGTATTCGTGTCGTGCTGGATAGTGGCGAGAGTGACTCTTGACAACAAGTATTGCTGGACCACTCATGAAAATTCCAACCTCTTCCTCCTTATTCGAGTTCCGACTATGCTGTCGATTCTG ATCAATTTTGGGCTGTTCGTCAATATCGTTAGAGTGCTCCTGTTGAAGCTCAAGTCCACAGTATCGGAGGAGACGCAAAGATACAA AAGGTGGGCGAAAAGTACATTGGTCCTGGTGCCACTTTTTGGAGTACATTATACCGTTTTCTTAGGCATGTCTTATAGTATTGGTGTAGATGAGACTGTTGAAGTTGTGTGGCTCTTCTGCGACCAACTGTTCGCTTCTTTTCAG GGTTTTTTCGTGGCCGTTTTGTATTGTTTCCTGAACGGTGAGGTGCGAACCGAGGTAACCAAGGCGATCAGGAGCCAGAAATTGCCTCGTTTTCGCACTAGGTGGAACTCAAGACCATCCACCCACTCTAACAGCACGTGCAGCTGCAATGCATCGAAACTTGGTAGACGGTCAAAGCGGCCACGTTGGTGGAAAGAACCTTGGCTCTGTTTTCTTCACGACAGGACAGCTCGACGCTCAACCCACTCGATGGCGAGTACACAAG ATATTGGCACGCGAGGAGGTAGTTTAGCGAGCAGCAGAGGTTACTTGGAAATCGCAGGGAACGGACAGAGCGCATATCCGGGAAATCAGGATCAACAGGCGAATCACACGTCACCCCTCTACAGTAAATACACGGATCAATCCTTACTTTCATTTTGCTCGAAC GTTTCGGAAGTAACGCCTTGCACAGGGCTCAATACAGACAGAATTCGAGAGCAGCATTGTTGGAGTGATTCAGAGTGTTGTCATCTCGCCTACGAGCTACACAATTTACATCATGGGTCCTCATAA
- the LOC126874778 gene encoding parathyroid hormone/parathyroid hormone-related peptide receptor-like isoform X3: MNGYENVDFNKPVSLSDQKRILKMKADQCHKGNISSSGWCPEVWDEILCWQSTAPGELAILPCPSYITGFDVQANASRECMSDGQWFWNSSTNSTWSNYSQCYRNSLVTVVVALPGGEKNNGTLIKKFFPIVKTISKVGYTVSLFTLVIAFLILVVINLSQIGRRKLRCPRNMLHMHLFASFMLRAFMALMKDILFVSGIALASDVMIKNGNTYWLVDEKENSWLCKVFTSFWQYFILANYFWILMEGLYLHNLVFLALFTDINSSIIGYVCLGWGLPAVFVSCWIVARVTLDNKYCWTTHENSNLFLLIRVPTMLSILINFGLFVNIVRVLLLKLKSTVSEETQRYKRWAKSTLVLVPLFGVHYTVFLGMSYSIGVDETVEVVWLFCDQLFASFQGFFVAVLYCFLNGEVRTEVTKAIRSQKLPRFRTRWNSRPSTHSNSTCSCNASKLGRRSKRPRWWKEPWLCFLHDRTARRSTHSMILAREEVV, from the exons ATGAATGGCTAC GAGAACGTAGACTTTAACAAACCTGTGAGCCTCAGCGATCAGAAGCGAATCCTGAAAATGAAGGCTGACCAGTGCCATAAGGGCAACATTTCATCGTCTG GCTGGTGCCCGGAAGTTTGGGATGAGATATTGTGCTGGCAATCAACGGCACCTGGGGAGTTGGCCATCCTGCCCTGTCCATCTTATATCACTGGGTTTGATGTCCAG GCGAATGCATCCAGAGAATGCATGTCAGATGGCCAGTGGTTTTGGAATAGTAGTACCAATAGTACTTGGAGCAACTACAGTCAATGCTACAGAAATTCATTGGTGACTGTTGTAGTGGCACTGCCCGGTGGTGAAAAGAACAACGGCACTCTTATTAAA AAATTTTTTCCGATAGTAAAGACCATCTCGAAAGTCGGGTATACCGTCTCTCTCTTCACTCTGGTGATAGCTTTCTTAATTTTGGTTGTGATCAA TTTATCCCAAATTGGACGTAGGAAATTGAGGTGCCCCCGGAATATGCTGCACATGCATTTGTTCGCCTCGTTCATGCTCCGCGCGTTCATGGCGCTGATGAAGGACATACTGTTCGTCTCTGGAATCGCCTTAGCCTCAGATGTTATGATAAAAAATGGAAACACATATTGGCTAGTGGACGAGAAAGAAAACAGCTGGCTCTGCAAGGTGTTCACCAGCTTCTGGCAATACTTCATCCTTGCAAACTACTTTTGGATACTAATGGAGGGTCTCTACTTGCACAACTTAGTCTTTCTAGCACTCTTCACCGATATAAACTCAAGCATCATTGGCTACGTTTGCCTCGGATGGG GTCTGCCAGCTGTATTCGTGTCGTGCTGGATAGTGGCGAGAGTGACTCTTGACAACAAGTATTGCTGGACCACTCATGAAAATTCCAACCTCTTCCTCCTTATTCGAGTTCCGACTATGCTGTCGATTCTG ATCAATTTTGGGCTGTTCGTCAATATCGTTAGAGTGCTCCTGTTGAAGCTCAAGTCCACAGTATCGGAGGAGACGCAAAGATACAA AAGGTGGGCGAAAAGTACATTGGTCCTGGTGCCACTTTTTGGAGTACATTATACCGTTTTCTTAGGCATGTCTTATAGTATTGGTGTAGATGAGACTGTTGAAGTTGTGTGGCTCTTCTGCGACCAACTGTTCGCTTCTTTTCAG GGTTTTTTCGTGGCCGTTTTGTATTGTTTCCTGAACGGTGAGGTGCGAACCGAGGTAACCAAGGCGATCAGGAGCCAGAAATTGCCTCGTTTTCGCACTAGGTGGAACTCAAGACCATCCACCCACTCTAACAGCACGTGCAGCTGCAATGCATCGAAACTTGGTAGACGGTCAAAGCGGCCACGTTGGTGGAAAGAACCTTGGCTCTGTTTTCTTCACGACAGGACAGCTCGACGCTCAACCCACTCGATG ATATTGGCACGCGAGGAGGTAGTTTAG